A genomic segment from Streptosporangium roseum DSM 43021 encodes:
- a CDS encoding COX15/CtaA family protein has translation MKHLLDQARRQTVNLTRSLWSPTAATLRRWALVAVVVNAGITVTGAAVRVSKSGLGCPTWPRCTPDSFVPIAHGEISPINMAVEFGNRLLTFLVLAVGLACLLAAVRLLPRRRDLVRLAWLQPIGVAAQGLWGGVVVHSVLNPFTVGMHFLISIGLIAACVALYARSREGDAAPEPLVRRDIRMLGHVLTAAVAVLLVAGVVVTGTGPHSGDEMASRFPFDIEVVARIHADVVYVVVGLTFALLFALRVTGAPAPARRAALTLLAVELAQGIIGYVQYFLAVPAFLVGLHVLGSTLVWICTLRVVFAMRTRGPLGTQTARGDRLDSVPA, from the coding sequence GTGAAGCACCTCCTTGACCAGGCCCGTCGGCAAACCGTGAACCTGACGCGGTCCCTGTGGTCCCCCACGGCCGCCACCCTGCGCCGCTGGGCGCTGGTGGCGGTGGTCGTCAACGCCGGCATCACCGTGACCGGCGCGGCGGTCCGGGTCAGCAAGTCGGGGCTGGGCTGCCCCACCTGGCCCAGGTGCACCCCCGACAGCTTCGTCCCGATCGCCCACGGCGAGATCTCCCCGATCAACATGGCCGTCGAGTTCGGCAACCGGCTGCTGACCTTCCTGGTCCTGGCCGTCGGCCTGGCCTGCCTGCTCGCCGCGGTGAGGCTGCTGCCCCGGCGCCGGGACCTGGTCCGCCTCGCCTGGCTGCAGCCGATCGGCGTGGCCGCGCAGGGGCTCTGGGGCGGCGTGGTCGTGCACAGCGTGCTCAACCCGTTCACCGTGGGCATGCACTTCCTGATCTCCATCGGCCTGATCGCCGCCTGCGTCGCCCTCTACGCCCGCTCGCGGGAGGGCGACGCGGCGCCGGAGCCGCTGGTCCGCCGCGACATCCGCATGCTCGGCCACGTGCTCACCGCCGCGGTGGCCGTGCTGCTCGTCGCGGGCGTGGTGGTGACCGGCACCGGACCGCACTCCGGAGACGAGATGGCCTCCCGGTTCCCGTTCGACATCGAGGTCGTGGCCAGGATCCACGCCGACGTCGTCTACGTCGTGGTCGGGCTCACCTTCGCCCTGCTGTTCGCACTGCGCGTGACCGGCGCGCCCGCTCCCGCGCGGCGGGCGGCGCTGACGCTGCTGGCCGTGGAGCTGGCGCAGGGGATCATCGGATACGTCCAGTACTTCCTGGCCGTGCCCGCGTTCCTGGTCGGCCTGCACGTGCTCGGCTCGACGCTGGTGTGGATCTGCACGCTGCGGGTGGTGTTCGCGATGCGGACACGGG